The genomic segment TAAAGGGGCTTGGCGGATTTCATCTGATTGCTCTCGCAAGCTCTGATAAAGCCATCCAGCTCCTGAGGAAGCGAAAGGGCAGGAAAACCAAACCTTTTGCTCTGATGTTTCCCTCTTCAGATATGATCTCAACCTTCTGCGAAGTATCAGAAATGGAACAGGATTTGCTCAGATCTCCCGAATCCCCGATTGTTCTGCTCAAAAAGCTGGAAGATCATGGATCTTCTAATATACTCTCGGATTTCATTTGTCCTGGGAACCCTGATCTTGGTGTCATGCTTCCATATACACCTCTTCACCATCTTCTCCTGCAGGAGATTGGCGAGCCTGTTGTAGCAACCAGCGGTAACCTTTCCGATGAACCCATATGCACAGATGAAAAGGAAGCCTTAAAAAGATTATCCGGTCTGGCGGATCTGTTCCTTATTCACAACCGCCCTATAGCAAGGCATGTTGATGATTCAATAGTACGGGTGGTGGATGGCAGGGAGATGGTTCTAAGACGAGCCAGAGGGTACGCTCCTCTGCCGGTAAGGATGAATAAGGAATCCGATGCGATATTGGCTGTCGGAGCACATCTTAAGAATACTCTGGCGCTCTCGATAGGTAATAATGTTTTTGTAAGTCAGCATATCGGAGACATGGAGACGCCTCAGGCAGTTAAAGCATATGAGGAAGTATGGAGCAGCATAGAGTCGCTTTACCATGCCAAACCAAAAAAAATCATTCATGACATGCATCCGGAATACATCTCTACAAAATTCGCTGTGGAATCCGGTCTTCCAGCGTTTCCGGTGCAGCATCATGTAGCTCATATCTGTTCCTGTATGCTCGATAACGGATTAAACCCTCCACTCCTTGGAGTATCATGGGACGGAACTGGATATGGCACTGACGGTAAAATATGGGGAGGGGAATTCTTTTACATAGGCAAGGAATCCATTGAGAGAATTGCACATCTGAGAGAATTCAGGCTTCCAGGAGGAGAAAAGGCCATAAGGGAACCGAGAAGATCAGCACTCGGACTTCTGTCAGAGATGTTCGATGATTCAGACCGGTACGTTCCGCCTGATGTATTTACGGAAGAAGAGCTTACCGTATTGAAACGGATGCTGAAGAACGATCTTAATTCACCTTATACTTCGAGCGCGGGAAGACTTTTTGATGTGGTTTCGTCAATGCTCGGACTTTGTCAGACAAATGAATTCGAGGGTCAGGCAGCGATGCTGCTTGAATATGCTGCTGCGGGAGTTGAAACTGATGATTCGTATAATCTTTTACTGGATAGAAGCGCTGGAAAACCCTGGATACTGGACTGGGAATCTCTTATCAATGATATAATCGAAGATATTGCCATCGGGGAGAAAACATCCTTGATCTCTGCTAGGTTTCATAACGCGCTTGCTGAGGGAATAGTATCTGTGGCTGAGATAATCGGGGAGAAAAGAGTGGCTCTAAGCGGCGGGTGTTTTCAGAACGTATATCTGGCAGAAAGAACAGCAGATCTGCTTCGGAAGAGAGGGTTCACGCCAGTTCTGCACAGGAGAATACCACCGAATGACGGCGGTATAGCTCCAGGACAGATATTTGCAGCGGTGAATCTATACGAACAAATGACAGGAGATTAAGGATGTGTCTTGGAGTGCCGGGAAGGATTGAAGAGATTATCCAGGGAGACGATCCGATCTTCAGGACTGGAAAAGTGAGTTTCGGCGGAATCCTGCGTGATATAAGTCTGGCAGGGGTCAGTAATGCAGAAGTTGGTGACTGGGTTATTGTTCATGCCGGTTTTGCTCTGAACAAATTGAATGAGGATGAAGCAACTGAGGTTTTCAAATATCTCAGGCAGATTTCGGAATATGGTAAAGAAGAACTTAAAAGCGATCATAATACCTTACAACGAAATATTATACCCGATACGGGTACATCTTGAAATATGTTTCAGAATACCGTGATCGAGCAGCAGCTGAGGAGTATGCTGAAAGAATTAATCAGCTGGTTTCCAGGGAATGGACAATAATGGAAGTATGTGGTGGACAGACCCATTCCATTCTTAAATACGGTATCGATAAGCTTCTTCCGAAAAGTATATCACTGATTCACGGTCCTGGATGTCCTGTATGTGTGACCCCGATTGAACTGATCGATCAGGCGATTGAAATAGCCGGTAATAAGAATGTCATTCTCTGTTCTTTCGGTGATATGCTTCGAGTACCTGGCAGCACACAGGATCTGATGGGTGTCAGGGCTTCCGGTGGAGACATTAGAATAGTCTATTCACCAATTGATGCTGTGAAGATCGCAGAACAGAACCCGCTAAAAAATGTTGTGTTCTTCGGAGTAGGTTTCGAAACAACAGTTCCTGTAACAGCAGCAGCAATCATACAGGCAGATCATCTTAACCTGGATAATTTCTATATGCTCGTATCGCACGTTCTTGTTCCGCCTGCAATGCAAGCGGTTCTCTCAAATCCC from the Candidatus Aegiribacteria sp. genome contains:
- the hypF gene encoding carbamoyltransferase HypF, producing the protein MVEYTLYSAGDVPRSKSGEVDLKRLRMEIHGAVQGVGFRPFVYRLADSFDVTGWVCNAAAGVILEIEGEEAVLRRFGEAVEKEKPALSIIQDVTREYLDPIGYIGFEIRKSTGGERRVLVLPDISTCDDCLEDIMDPENRRYRYPFTNCTNCGPRYSIIKSIPYDRPATTMASFQMCKKCLSEYENPSNRRFHAQPNACPECGPHLELWNHSGKILAERDEALRRTASAILDGKIVAVKGLGGFHLIALASSDKAIQLLRKRKGRKTKPFALMFPSSDMISTFCEVSEMEQDLLRSPESPIVLLKKLEDHGSSNILSDFICPGNPDLGVMLPYTPLHHLLLQEIGEPVVATSGNLSDEPICTDEKEALKRLSGLADLFLIHNRPIARHVDDSIVRVVDGREMVLRRARGYAPLPVRMNKESDAILAVGAHLKNTLALSIGNNVFVSQHIGDMETPQAVKAYEEVWSSIESLYHAKPKKIIHDMHPEYISTKFAVESGLPAFPVQHHVAHICSCMLDNGLNPPLLGVSWDGTGYGTDGKIWGGEFFYIGKESIERIAHLREFRLPGGEKAIREPRRSALGLLSEMFDDSDRYVPPDVFTEEELTVLKRMLKNDLNSPYTSSAGRLFDVVSSMLGLCQTNEFEGQAAMLLEYAAAGVETDDSYNLLLDRSAGKPWILDWESLINDIIEDIAIGEKTSLISARFHNALAEGIVSVAEIIGEKRVALSGGCFQNVYLAERTADLLRKRGFTPVLHRRIPPNDGGIAPGQIFAAVNLYEQMTGD
- a CDS encoding HypC/HybG/HupF family hydrogenase formation chaperone — encoded protein: MCLGVPGRIEEIIQGDDPIFRTGKVSFGGILRDISLAGVSNAEVGDWVIVHAGFALNKLNEDEATEVFKYLRQISEYGKEELKSDHNTLQRNIIPDTGTS